One Bradyrhizobium zhanjiangense DNA segment encodes these proteins:
- a CDS encoding protein-disulfide reductase DsbD domain-containing protein, whose translation MSSIVPLRAAIGVATTLLASSLAFAARADDASPWQRDGHSAVRLVAGSRSGAVLLGGIAFQLQPGWKTYWRTPGDSGVPPRFDFSKSDNVEAVTIMWPAPLKFDDGAGGHSIGYRDQIVLPLRIVAKAADKPVTLRAEINYAVCEKLCIPVEARAELGFNSVASTEDANLRAALDTVPKPANIGDPNPLTIRDVKRDGNKVVVDVVAPAEARHVNLFVEGPTPDWALPIPAPVQSSAADVKRFSFELEGLPPGAKPDGAALKFTLVGPDKSYEFNTNLE comes from the coding sequence ATGTCCAGCATAGTTCCCTTGCGTGCGGCGATTGGCGTCGCGACAACCCTGCTCGCGTCGTCGCTGGCCTTCGCAGCCCGTGCCGACGACGCTTCGCCGTGGCAGCGCGACGGACATTCCGCAGTGCGGCTGGTCGCGGGGTCACGCAGCGGCGCCGTGCTGCTTGGCGGTATCGCCTTCCAGCTCCAGCCGGGCTGGAAGACCTACTGGCGTACGCCCGGCGACTCCGGCGTTCCGCCGCGGTTCGACTTCTCCAAGTCGGACAATGTCGAGGCGGTGACGATCATGTGGCCGGCTCCGCTGAAGTTCGACGACGGCGCGGGCGGTCACTCGATCGGCTATCGCGACCAGATCGTACTGCCCCTGCGCATCGTCGCCAAGGCCGCCGACAAGCCGGTGACCTTGCGCGCCGAGATCAACTATGCCGTGTGCGAGAAGCTCTGCATTCCCGTCGAGGCCCGCGCCGAGCTTGGCTTCAACAGCGTCGCCTCGACCGAGGACGCCAATCTGCGCGCCGCGCTCGACACCGTGCCCAAGCCCGCCAATATCGGCGACCCCAACCCGCTCACCATCCGCGACGTCAAGCGCGACGGCAACAAGGTGGTCGTCGACGTGGTCGCGCCGGCGGAGGCACGCCATGTCAATCTGTTCGTGGAAGGGCCGACGCCCGATTGGGCGCTGCCGATTCCGGCCCCGGTCCAGTCCAGCGCGGCAGATGTGAAGCGATTTTCCTTCGAGCTCGAGGGGCTGCCGCCGGGCGCTAAGCCCGACGGTGCGGCGCTGAAGTTCACGCTGGTCGGGCCGGACAAGTCGTACGAGTTCAATACGAATTTGGAGTGA
- a CDS encoding flippase, which yields MAVMDAQPATTGPAGLIARLRGRLTGGSREASLTRRLAGTIFVIRVISAGLAYVSQVLLARWMGTSDYGVYVYVWTWVLLLGSMMDFGISASAQKIIPEYRARGEHALLRGFLSGSRWLTFAVSALVSLGLAGIVRLLSPWIDPAEVQPLYIGCMTLPAFVVANTQDGIARSHDWMQLGLMPQFIIRQALIIGITASAFLLGYHLGAVAAMVASLGAVWIAMAGQMVVLNRKLADHIEPGPRAYDIGGWLAISLPILLVESFYLLLSYTDVLVLQQFRPSDEVGVYFAVVKTLALVSFVHYAMSATTAHRFAEYNASGDKARLSAYVAHAISWTFWPSLAATIVLLALGKPLLWLFGPQFVVGYDIMFVAAIGLVVRSAIGPVERLLNMLGQQRVCALAYALAFVMNVVLCIALVPRYGGHGAAAATSISLTFETVLLFWIVRQRLGLHVLAFGK from the coding sequence TTGGCCGTGATGGATGCACAACCCGCAACGACCGGACCGGCGGGGTTGATCGCGCGGCTGCGCGGCAGGCTGACGGGCGGCTCGCGCGAGGCCTCGCTGACGCGGCGGCTGGCCGGCACCATCTTCGTCATCCGCGTCATCAGCGCAGGCCTCGCCTATGTCTCGCAGGTGCTGCTCGCGCGCTGGATGGGCACGTCCGACTACGGCGTCTACGTCTATGTCTGGACCTGGGTGCTGCTGCTCGGCAGCATGATGGATTTCGGCATCTCCGCTTCCGCGCAAAAGATCATTCCGGAGTACCGCGCCCGCGGCGAGCATGCGTTGCTACGCGGCTTTCTCTCCGGCAGCCGCTGGCTGACCTTTGCCGTCTCCGCGCTGGTGTCGCTCGGCCTCGCCGGCATCGTCAGGCTGCTCTCGCCCTGGATCGATCCGGCCGAGGTGCAGCCGCTCTATATCGGCTGCATGACGCTGCCGGCCTTCGTCGTCGCCAACACCCAGGATGGCATCGCGCGCTCGCACGACTGGATGCAGCTCGGGTTGATGCCGCAATTCATCATTCGCCAGGCGCTGATTATCGGCATCACGGCCTCTGCCTTCCTGCTCGGCTATCATCTCGGCGCGGTCGCCGCGATGGTCGCGAGCCTAGGTGCGGTGTGGATCGCGATGGCCGGGCAGATGGTGGTGCTGAACCGCAAGCTCGCCGATCACATCGAGCCGGGCCCAAGGGCCTACGACATCGGCGGCTGGCTCGCCATCTCGCTGCCGATCCTGCTGGTCGAGAGCTTCTACCTGCTGCTGTCCTACACCGACGTACTGGTGCTGCAGCAGTTCCGCCCCTCCGACGAGGTCGGCGTCTATTTTGCCGTGGTCAAGACGCTCGCGCTGGTTTCCTTCGTCCACTACGCGATGTCGGCAACGACCGCGCATCGCTTCGCCGAATACAACGCAAGCGGCGACAAGGCGCGGCTGTCGGCCTATGTGGCGCACGCCATCAGCTGGACGTTCTGGCCGTCGCTGGCGGCGACCATCGTGCTGCTTGCGCTCGGCAAGCCGCTGCTCTGGCTGTTCGGGCCGCAATTTGTGGTCGGCTACGACATCATGTTCGTGGCCGCGATCGGGCTGGTGGTGCGCTCCGCGATAGGGCCGGTCGAGCGGCTGCTCAACATGCTCGGCCAGCAAAGAGTCTGCGCGCTCGCTTATGCGCTGGCCTTCGTGATGAACGTCGTGCTCTGCATCGCGCTGGTACCGCGCTACGGTGGCCACGGCGCCGCCGCCGCGACCTCGATCTCGCTCACTTTCGAGACGGTGCTCTTGTTCTGGATCGTGCGGCAGCGCCTCGGCCTGCACGTGCTGGCGTTTGGAAAATAG
- a CDS encoding sulfite exporter TauE/SafE family protein, translating into MFDPLYVASGFGVGLLVGMTGVGGGSLMTPLLILLFGVHPSTAVGTDLLYAAATKTGGSVVHGWSRSVHWPAVLRLASGSIPASAVTLLVLWKLDLKSDTERSLVNLVLCFALILTATSLIFRKSLMDRYRKRLEQVDARTTAIATVITGIVLGALVSISSVGAGAVGVTVLLLLYPRLPMATIVGSDIAHAVPLTLVAGIGHWALGDVDWALMGVLLLGSLPGIIVGSFSATRVPETVLRLTLASVLFVVAGKIMFAELNLSTAFVTALAWTH; encoded by the coding sequence ATGTTTGATCCACTCTACGTCGCCTCTGGCTTCGGCGTCGGCCTGCTTGTCGGGATGACCGGCGTTGGCGGCGGCTCGTTGATGACGCCGCTCCTGATCCTGCTGTTCGGCGTTCATCCCTCCACGGCGGTCGGGACCGACCTGCTCTATGCCGCCGCCACCAAGACCGGCGGCAGCGTGGTCCATGGCTGGTCGCGCAGCGTCCACTGGCCGGCGGTGCTGCGGCTCGCTTCCGGCAGCATTCCGGCGAGCGCGGTGACGCTGCTGGTGCTGTGGAAGCTCGACCTCAAGAGCGATACCGAGCGCAGCCTGGTCAATCTGGTGCTGTGCTTCGCGCTGATCCTGACTGCGACGTCGCTGATTTTCCGCAAGTCGCTCATGGATCGCTACCGGAAGCGCCTCGAGCAGGTCGACGCGCGCACCACCGCAATTGCGACAGTGATCACCGGAATCGTACTCGGCGCGCTGGTCTCGATTTCGTCGGTCGGCGCCGGTGCGGTCGGCGTCACCGTGTTGCTGCTGCTCTACCCGCGCTTGCCGATGGCGACCATCGTCGGCTCCGACATTGCCCATGCCGTGCCGCTAACGCTGGTTGCCGGCATCGGACACTGGGCGCTCGGTGACGTCGACTGGGCGCTGATGGGCGTGCTGCTGCTGGGCTCGCTGCCCGGCATCATCGTCGGCAGTTTCAGCGCGACGCGCGTCCCTGAGACGGTGCTGCGCCTGACGCTTGCCAGCGTGCTGTTCGTAGTCGCCGGCAAGATCATGTTTGCGGAGCTGAATTTGTCGACGGCCTTCGTGACGGCGCTGGCCTGGACGCATTGA
- a CDS encoding 3-hydroxybutyrate dehydrogenase — MGSLSGKNAVVTGSTSGIGLAYARAFAAAGANVVINGFGSPEDIEKERAKIESDFKVKAIYSPADMTKPAEIAGMIALGEKTFGSVDILVNNAGIQFVSPIEEFPLEKWDQIIAINLSSAFHAIRAAVPGMKKKGWGRIINTASAHSLVASPFKSAYVSAKHGIAGLTKTVALEVATHKITCNCISPGYVWTPLVEKQIPDTMKARNLTREQVINDVLLDAQPTKEFVTSEQVAALALFLCSDDAAQITGTNLSIDGGWTAE, encoded by the coding sequence ATGGGTAGTCTGTCAGGCAAGAACGCCGTCGTGACCGGATCGACCAGCGGCATCGGGCTCGCTTACGCACGCGCCTTCGCCGCCGCCGGCGCCAATGTGGTCATCAACGGCTTCGGCTCGCCCGAGGACATCGAGAAGGAGCGCGCCAAGATCGAGTCCGATTTCAAGGTCAAGGCGATCTACTCGCCCGCCGATATGACCAAGCCCGCCGAGATCGCCGGGATGATCGCGCTCGGCGAGAAGACGTTCGGTTCGGTCGACATCCTCGTCAACAATGCCGGCATCCAGTTCGTCTCGCCGATCGAGGAGTTTCCGCTCGAGAAGTGGGACCAGATCATCGCCATCAACCTGTCGTCGGCCTTCCATGCCATCCGTGCCGCCGTGCCCGGCATGAAGAAGAAGGGCTGGGGCCGCATCATCAACACGGCGTCGGCGCACTCGCTCGTCGCCTCGCCCTTCAAATCGGCCTATGTGTCGGCCAAGCACGGCATCGCCGGTCTCACCAAGACCGTGGCGCTGGAAGTTGCGACCCACAAGATCACCTGCAACTGCATCAGCCCCGGCTATGTCTGGACGCCGTTGGTCGAGAAGCAGATCCCCGACACGATGAAGGCGCGCAATCTGACGCGCGAGCAGGTCATCAACGACGTGCTGCTCGATGCGCAGCCGACCAAGGAGTTCGTCACCTCCGAGCAGGTCGCCGCGCTCGCTCTGTTCCTGTGCAGCGACGATGCCGCGCAGATCACCGGCACCAATCTCTCGATCGATGGCGGCTGGACCGCGGAGTAA
- a CDS encoding DUF3734 domain-containing protein translates to MTDHSPDSASIPANAQRVLVLQGGGALGSYQAGAFQALCGYGFEPEWVAGISIGAINAAIIAGNEGRTRVERLKEFWEMVSAPVPWKPVGKSDHSRELFNSTSAALIATFGVPGFFVPRVPPAPLWPPGHPEAESYYDTAPLKKTLERLVDFDRINDVKTRLSIGAVGVTSGNFKYFDNYEFKKLGKRIGPEHIMASGALPPGFPSVVIDGEHYWDGGIASNTPLDYVLDAELARDMLIFQVDLFSARGDLPTSLLEAAEREKDIRYSSRTRMNTDKNKQLHNARRAVRDLISKLPDYLKNDPSVEFLAKAARESTVTVVHLIYRSKNYESSSKDYDFSHVAMVEHWEAGVRDVHLSMRHKDWLERPQSGETMVTYDLTGDVTAPSAKRSE, encoded by the coding sequence ATGACAGATCATAGTCCGGACTCCGCCAGCATCCCCGCGAATGCGCAACGCGTCCTGGTCCTCCAGGGCGGTGGTGCACTCGGCTCGTACCAGGCCGGCGCCTTCCAGGCGTTGTGCGGCTACGGCTTCGAGCCGGAATGGGTCGCCGGCATCTCCATCGGCGCCATCAACGCCGCCATCATCGCCGGAAATGAGGGCCGCACCCGCGTCGAGCGGCTGAAGGAATTCTGGGAGATGGTGTCGGCGCCGGTGCCGTGGAAGCCGGTCGGCAAGAGCGATCACAGCCGCGAGCTCTTCAACTCGACGAGCGCAGCGCTGATCGCGACCTTCGGCGTGCCCGGTTTCTTCGTCCCGCGCGTTCCGCCGGCACCGCTGTGGCCGCCGGGTCACCCTGAGGCGGAGAGCTATTACGACACCGCGCCGCTGAAGAAGACGCTGGAGCGTCTGGTCGATTTCGACCGCATCAACGATGTGAAGACGCGCCTGTCGATCGGTGCGGTCGGCGTCACCTCCGGCAACTTCAAATATTTCGACAATTACGAGTTCAAGAAGCTCGGCAAGAGAATCGGCCCCGAGCACATCATGGCCTCCGGCGCGCTGCCGCCGGGGTTTCCGTCCGTCGTCATCGATGGCGAGCACTATTGGGACGGCGGTATCGCCTCCAACACGCCGCTCGACTACGTGCTCGACGCCGAGCTTGCCCGCGACATGCTGATCTTCCAGGTCGACCTGTTTTCCGCGCGCGGCGACCTGCCGACCTCGCTGCTCGAGGCCGCCGAGCGCGAGAAGGACATCCGCTATTCCAGCCGCACGCGGATGAACACCGACAAGAACAAGCAGCTGCACAACGCCCGCCGGGCGGTGCGCGATCTCATCAGCAAGTTGCCGGATTATCTGAAGAACGATCCCTCCGTCGAATTCCTCGCGAAAGCGGCGCGCGAAAGCACGGTCACGGTGGTGCACCTGATCTATCGCAGCAAGAACTACGAATCCTCGTCCAAGGACTACGACTTCTCGCATGTCGCCATGGTCGAGCATTGGGAAGCCGGGGTGCGCGACGTGCATCTGTCGATGCGCCACAAGGACTGGCTCGAGAGGCCGCAGTCCGGCGAGACCATGGTCACCTACGATCTCACGGGGGACGTCACCGCACCCTCGGCAAAAAGGAGCGAATGA
- a CDS encoding CAP domain-containing protein, which produces MRAAAAISITLLLAGCAGNEAPVQQPSMYTDMAVPGAKLDAQAAAVMISQYRQNNGLGTVMIDPDLMLLAESQSQAMAAANKMDHDVRAPLAKRLAGGGYPATVAVENVSAGYHTLAEAFSGWRDSPPHRANMLKGGVTKLGIAAGYAPGTKYKVFWTMILASTDPR; this is translated from the coding sequence ATGCGCGCTGCGGCCGCAATATCAATCACTTTGCTTTTGGCCGGCTGCGCCGGCAACGAAGCGCCGGTCCAGCAGCCGTCCATGTATACCGACATGGCGGTCCCGGGCGCCAAGCTCGATGCGCAGGCGGCCGCCGTGATGATCTCGCAATACCGCCAGAACAACGGGCTCGGTACCGTCATGATCGATCCCGATTTGATGCTGCTCGCCGAATCCCAGTCCCAGGCCATGGCGGCCGCCAACAAGATGGACCATGACGTTCGCGCGCCGCTCGCCAAGCGGCTCGCCGGCGGCGGCTATCCCGCGACCGTCGCGGTCGAGAACGTCTCGGCCGGCTATCATACGCTGGCGGAAGCGTTTTCCGGCTGGCGCGACTCGCCGCCTCACCGCGCCAACATGCTCAAGGGCGGTGTCACAAAATTGGGCATCGCGGCGGGCTATGCTCCCGGCACCAAATACAAGGTGTTCTGGACCATGATCCTGGCTTCGACGGACCCGCGATAA
- a CDS encoding sulfate/molybdate ABC transporter ATP-binding protein, producing MTIEVRNLVKKFGSFKALDGVDLKVDNGELVALLGPSGSGKTTLLRIIAGLDWPDAGDVSFNGEDALAQGARERHVGFVFQHYALFRHMTVFENVAFGLRVQPRAVRKDEATIRARVKELLDLVQLDWLADRYPSQLSGGQRQRIALARALAIEPRILLLDEPFGALDAKVRKELRRWLRSLHHEINVTSIFVTHDQEEALEVANRVVVMDKGRIEQIGSPDDVYESPATAFVHGFIGESIELPIEVNGGVIRLGDRPLRLAADGLVPGASKLFVRRHDMLVGPPGSGAFEGAVQHVRNFGPVQRAEVALSGGETIEIDAPRDRELRAGDTIGLEPRRYRIFAG from the coding sequence GTGACCATTGAAGTCAGGAATCTCGTCAAGAAGTTCGGCAGCTTCAAAGCGCTCGACGGCGTCGATCTCAAGGTCGACAATGGCGAGCTGGTCGCGCTGCTCGGGCCATCAGGCTCCGGCAAGACCACGCTGCTGCGGATCATCGCCGGCCTCGACTGGCCCGACGCTGGCGACGTCTCCTTCAACGGCGAGGACGCGCTGGCGCAGGGCGCGCGCGAACGGCATGTCGGCTTCGTGTTCCAGCACTACGCGCTGTTCCGCCACATGACCGTGTTCGAGAACGTCGCCTTCGGCCTGCGCGTGCAGCCACGCGCGGTCCGGAAAGACGAAGCCACGATCCGTGCGCGGGTGAAGGAGCTACTCGATCTCGTGCAGCTCGACTGGCTCGCCGATCGCTATCCGAGCCAGCTTTCCGGCGGTCAGCGCCAGCGCATCGCGCTCGCCCGCGCCCTCGCGATCGAGCCGCGCATCCTGCTGCTCGATGAGCCCTTCGGTGCGCTCGATGCCAAGGTGCGCAAAGAGCTGCGCCGATGGCTGCGCTCGCTGCACCACGAGATCAACGTCACCTCGATCTTCGTCACCCACGATCAGGAGGAGGCGCTGGAAGTCGCCAACCGCGTCGTGGTGATGGACAAGGGCCGGATCGAGCAGATCGGCTCGCCCGACGATGTCTATGAAAGCCCGGCGACCGCTTTCGTCCACGGCTTCATCGGCGAATCCATCGAGCTGCCGATTGAAGTGAACGGCGGCGTGATCCGGCTCGGCGACCGACCGCTGCGGCTTGCTGCGGATGGGCTTGTGCCTGGCGCGTCAAAACTGTTCGTGCGGCGACATGACATGCTAGTCGGCCCGCCCGGCTCCGGCGCCTTCGAGGGCGCGGTTCAGCATGTTCGCAATTTCGGCCCCGTGCAGCGCGCCGAGGTCGCGCTATCAGGCGGCGAGACCATCGAGATCGACGCGCCCCGCGATAGGGAACTGCGCGCCGGCGACACGATCGGGCTCGAACCGCGCCGCTACCGGATATTTGCGGGCTAG
- the cysW gene encoding sulfate ABC transporter permease subunit CysW translates to MTLQIAESASLVSPDARARAHAAAARDSLRTEPRAVRITIIALAMIFLTVFVVLPLVVVFAEAFSKGILAYLAALAEPEALAAIKLTLLVAAISVGLNLVFGLIAAWAIAKFDFRGKTFLITLIDLPFSVSPVISGLVFVLLFGAQGYFGTWLREHDIQILFAVPGIALATTFVTFPFVARALIPLMQEQGTQEEEAAISLGASGLQTFFRVTLPNIKWGVLYGVLLCNARAMGEFGAVSVVSGHIRGETNTMPLLVEILYNEYQFVAAFAIASLLAMLALITLIAKTVLERHLDEGQDARDH, encoded by the coding sequence ATGACGTTGCAGATCGCAGAATCCGCTTCGCTGGTCTCGCCCGATGCGCGCGCACGTGCGCATGCGGCCGCCGCGCGCGACAGCCTGCGGACCGAACCAAGGGCGGTGCGCATCACCATCATCGCGCTGGCGATGATCTTCCTCACCGTCTTCGTCGTGCTGCCGCTCGTCGTGGTGTTCGCCGAGGCGTTCTCGAAAGGAATCCTCGCCTATCTCGCCGCGCTGGCCGAGCCGGAGGCGCTGGCTGCGATCAAGCTGACGCTGCTGGTCGCTGCGATCTCTGTCGGCCTCAATCTTGTCTTTGGTCTCATCGCGGCCTGGGCCATCGCCAAGTTCGACTTCAGGGGCAAGACCTTCCTGATCACGCTTATCGACCTGCCGTTCTCGGTCAGCCCGGTGATCTCGGGCCTCGTCTTCGTGCTGCTGTTCGGCGCGCAGGGCTATTTCGGTACTTGGCTGCGCGAGCACGACATCCAGATCCTGTTCGCGGTGCCCGGCATTGCGCTCGCCACCACCTTCGTGACCTTCCCCTTCGTGGCGCGCGCGCTGATCCCGCTGATGCAAGAGCAGGGCACGCAGGAGGAGGAAGCGGCGATCTCGCTCGGCGCCTCGGGCCTGCAAACCTTCTTCCGTGTCACGCTGCCGAACATCAAATGGGGCGTGCTCTATGGCGTGCTGCTCTGTAACGCGCGCGCGATGGGTGAGTTCGGCGCGGTCTCGGTCGTCTCCGGCCATATCCGCGGCGAGACCAACACCATGCCGCTCCTGGTCGAGATCCTCTACAACGAGTACCAGTTCGTCGCCGCCTTCGCGATCGCCTCGCTGCTGGCGATGCTGGCGCTGATCACGCTGATCGCAAAAACCGTTCTCGAACGTCATCTGGACGAAGGACAAGACGCCCGTGACCATTGA
- the cysT gene encoding sulfate ABC transporter permease subunit CysT, protein MSALAARRRTLPGFGLTMGLTLSWLSVIILIPLAGLFLRSLELSPEQFWNILSSRRTLNALRVSFGLAFAAACVNLVMGSIIVWALVRYRFPARRLFDAIVDVPFALPTAVAGVALTALFAEKGWLGAPLAALGIKVAFTPVGIFVAMIFIGIPFVVRTVQPVLQDLDPEIEEAAGSLGASRWQTIIRVILPSLAPALLTGLALAFARAVGEYGSVIFIAGNLPNVSEIAPLLIVIRLSEFRYADATAIAVVMLVVSFVIIFAVNRLQRWAQSRIPER, encoded by the coding sequence GTGAGCGCACTCGCAGCACGACGCCGGACATTGCCGGGCTTCGGTCTCACCATGGGACTGACGCTTTCCTGGCTGTCCGTCATCATCCTGATTCCGCTCGCCGGCCTGTTCCTGAGATCGCTCGAGCTGAGCCCGGAACAGTTCTGGAACATCCTTTCCAGCCGCCGCACGCTGAACGCGCTTCGCGTCTCCTTCGGCCTCGCCTTCGCCGCCGCCTGCGTCAATCTGGTGATGGGCAGCATCATCGTCTGGGCGCTGGTGCGCTATCGCTTTCCCGCCCGGCGGCTGTTCGATGCCATCGTCGACGTGCCCTTCGCGCTGCCGACCGCGGTCGCCGGCGTCGCGTTGACCGCGCTGTTCGCCGAGAAGGGCTGGCTGGGCGCGCCACTCGCGGCGCTCGGCATCAAGGTGGCGTTCACGCCGGTTGGCATCTTTGTTGCCATGATCTTCATCGGCATTCCCTTCGTGGTGCGCACGGTGCAGCCGGTGCTCCAGGATCTCGACCCCGAGATCGAGGAGGCCGCGGGCAGCCTGGGCGCCAGCCGTTGGCAGACCATCATCCGCGTGATCCTGCCGTCGCTCGCACCGGCGCTGCTCACCGGCCTTGCGCTCGCCTTCGCGCGTGCGGTCGGTGAATATGGCTCGGTGATCTTCATCGCCGGCAATCTGCCCAATGTCTCCGAGATCGCGCCGCTGCTGATCGTGATCCGGTTGTCCGAATTCCGCTACGCCGATGCGACCGCGATCGCGGTGGTCATGCTCGTCGTCTCCTTCGTCATCATCTTCGCCGTCAACCGGCTCCAGCGCTGGGCGCAGAGCCGGATCCCGGAGCGCTGA
- a CDS encoding sulfate ABC transporter substrate-binding protein, with protein sequence MMRRIVPLAAGLLWASSALAADINLLNVSYDPTRELYAEFNKAFANAYQKETGKSVEIKQSHGGSGSQARAVIDGLQADVVTLALAYDIDAIAAKGLTTADWQKRLPQNSSPYTSTIVFLVRKGNPKAIKDWDDLIKPGVAVVTPNPKTSGGARWNYLAAWGFAQKKFGSADKAKEFIGKLYQQVPVLDTGARGATVTFVERGVGDVLLAWENEAFLALKEFGANKFEIVAPPQSILAEPPVAIVDKVADKKGTRNAADAYLQYWYTKEGQEIAARNFYRPRDPEVAKKHESAFAKVELFTIDDVFGGWTKAQREHFADGGVFDQIYKN encoded by the coding sequence ATGATGCGCCGTATCGTTCCGCTCGCTGCAGGACTCCTCTGGGCAAGCTCGGCTCTCGCCGCTGACATCAATCTGCTGAACGTGTCATACGATCCGACGCGCGAGCTCTATGCCGAGTTCAACAAGGCGTTCGCGAACGCCTATCAGAAGGAAACCGGCAAGAGCGTCGAGATCAAGCAGTCGCATGGCGGCAGCGGTTCGCAGGCGCGCGCGGTGATCGACGGATTGCAGGCCGACGTGGTGACGCTCGCGCTCGCCTATGACATCGACGCCATCGCCGCCAAGGGCCTCACCACAGCCGATTGGCAGAAGCGGCTGCCGCAGAATTCATCACCCTACACCTCGACCATCGTCTTCCTGGTGCGCAAGGGCAATCCCAAGGCCATCAAGGACTGGGACGATTTGATCAAGCCGGGCGTCGCGGTGGTCACGCCGAACCCGAAGACATCAGGCGGCGCGCGCTGGAATTACCTCGCGGCTTGGGGCTTTGCGCAGAAGAAGTTCGGCTCGGCCGACAAGGCCAAGGAGTTCATCGGAAAGCTTTATCAGCAGGTGCCGGTGCTCGATACCGGCGCGCGCGGCGCCACCGTGACCTTCGTCGAGCGCGGCGTCGGCGACGTGCTGCTCGCCTGGGAGAACGAGGCGTTCCTGGCGCTGAAGGAGTTCGGCGCGAACAAGTTCGAGATCGTGGCGCCGCCGCAGTCGATCCTCGCCGAGCCGCCGGTCGCCATCGTCGACAAGGTTGCCGATAAAAAAGGCACCCGCAACGCCGCCGATGCCTATCTCCAATATTGGTACACCAAAGAGGGGCAGGAGATCGCCGCGCGCAATTTCTACCGCCCGCGCGATCCCGAGGTCGCCAAGAAGCACGAAAGCGCCTTCGCCAAGGTCGAGCTGTTCACGATCGACGACGTCTTCGGCGGCTGGACCAAGGCGCAGCGGGAACATTTCGCCGACGGCGGCGTCTTTGATCAGATCTACAAGAACTGA
- a CDS encoding phosphoadenylyl-sulfate reductase, which yields MNATAPQVSSISALPPADELDRSLRDASPAEVIAAALKTVGRDKLALVSSFGTESATLLKVMADVDPAIPVIFLDTGWLFEETLAYRDTLIATLGLKDVRSIKPAEETLSRDDPGRDLWFSNPDACCRIRKVEPLARALKPFSAWLNGRKRFQGNARADIPVVEDDGARLKFNPFANVSREELEAIFVRAKLPRHPLVASGFLSVGCMPCTSRTAEGEDSRAGRWRGRAKTECGIHTMKTS from the coding sequence GTGAACGCGACCGCGCCTCAGGTTTCGTCCATCTCTGCGCTGCCCCCGGCGGACGAGCTCGATCGGAGCTTACGCGATGCCTCGCCCGCGGAGGTCATCGCCGCAGCGCTGAAGACAGTCGGGCGCGACAAGCTCGCGCTGGTGTCGTCCTTCGGTACGGAATCGGCGACGCTGCTCAAGGTGATGGCGGACGTCGACCCGGCGATCCCGGTGATCTTTCTCGACACTGGCTGGTTGTTCGAAGAGACGCTCGCCTATCGCGACACTTTGATCGCGACGCTGGGCCTGAAGGATGTCCGTTCGATCAAGCCCGCCGAGGAAACGCTATCGCGCGACGATCCCGGCCGCGACCTCTGGTTCTCCAATCCCGACGCCTGCTGCCGCATCCGCAAGGTGGAGCCGCTGGCGCGTGCGCTCAAGCCGTTCTCGGCGTGGCTCAACGGCCGCAAGCGTTTCCAGGGCAACGCACGCGCCGACATTCCGGTCGTCGAGGACGACGGCGCGCGGTTGAAGTTCAACCCGTTCGCCAATGTCTCGCGCGAGGAACTCGAGGCCATCTTCGTCCGCGCCAAATTGCCGCGTCACCCTCTCGTCGCCTCCGGTTTCCTGTCGGTTGGGTGTATGCCTTGCACGAGCAGAACGGCCGAAGGCGAGGATTCTCGCGCCGGTCGCTGGCGCGGCCGGGCCAAGACAGAATGCGGCATTCACACGATGAAGACTTCGTAG
- a CDS encoding DUF934 domain-containing protein, with protein sequence MPLVNGGKIVDDSFVKLAVDTPLPESGDILVPAERFLGEAEGLLKRAGKVGVIWPNNRDIAELVPYLGKVAAVALVFPTFRDGRAYSQARLLRERYNYRGELRATGQVLRDQFVFMLRAGFDAFEVKKQADAEAFMQTAKRYSVFYQPTGDGRITALHRRMQLRHSEGVGT encoded by the coding sequence ATGCCACTCGTTAACGGCGGAAAGATCGTCGACGACAGCTTCGTCAAGCTCGCCGTCGATACGCCGCTGCCCGAGAGCGGCGACATCCTGGTGCCGGCCGAGCGCTTCCTCGGTGAGGCGGAAGGCCTGCTCAAGCGCGCCGGCAAGGTCGGCGTGATCTGGCCCAACAATCGCGACATCGCCGAGCTCGTGCCCTATCTCGGCAAGGTCGCGGCCGTTGCGCTGGTGTTCCCGACCTTCCGCGACGGCCGTGCCTACAGCCAGGCCCGGCTACTGCGGGAGCGCTACAATTACCGCGGTGAGTTGCGTGCCACCGGCCAGGTGCTGCGCGACCAGTTCGTGTTCATGCTGCGTGCCGGCTTCGATGCCTTCGAGGTCAAGAAGCAGGCCGACGCGGAAGCGTTCATGCAGACCGCGAAGCGCTATTCGGTGTTCTACCAGCCGACCGGCGACGGCCGCATCACGGCCCTGCACCGGCGCATGCAGTTGCGCCATTCCGAAGGTGTCGGCACGTGA